A section of the Pimelobacter simplex genome encodes:
- a CDS encoding amino acid-binding protein: MPFLLRVLLPDVPGSLGRVATAIGMAGGDIEAIEIVEKRSDGTAVDDVLLELEQGMMPDSVVSACNALDDVEVLFVSRYPAGGNLMMDLEAVEELTAASGDFDKLIDLLPATFRVDWAARVHRAKGVVYGTSAAPDELDFVEIEAPLRLEAPEDEVTLFAAARLDGNEIVIVGRRGGPEFAESEIARLGHLCGLAVTIATA; the protein is encoded by the coding sequence ATGCCGTTCCTGCTGCGCGTGCTGCTGCCCGACGTCCCCGGTTCGCTGGGTCGCGTGGCGACGGCCATCGGTATGGCGGGCGGCGACATCGAGGCGATCGAGATCGTCGAGAAGCGCTCCGACGGCACGGCCGTCGATGACGTGCTGCTCGAGCTGGAGCAGGGCATGATGCCCGACTCCGTGGTCTCGGCCTGCAACGCCCTCGACGACGTCGAGGTGCTCTTCGTCAGCCGCTACCCGGCCGGCGGCAACCTGATGATGGACCTCGAGGCCGTCGAGGAGCTCACCGCCGCCTCGGGCGACTTCGACAAGCTCATCGACCTGCTGCCCGCGACCTTCCGGGTCGACTGGGCCGCGCGCGTGCACCGTGCCAAGGGCGTCGTCTACGGCACCAGCGCTGCCCCGGACGAGCTCGACTTCGTCGAGATCGAGGCCCCGCTCCGCCTGGAGGCGCCCGAGGACGAGGTCACCCTCTTCGCCGCGGCCCGCCTCGACGGCAACGAGATCGTCATCGTCGGCCGCCGCGGCGGGCCCGAGTTCGCCGAGTCCGAGATCGCCCGGCTCGGCCACCTCTGCGGTCTCGCGGTCACCATCGCGACCGCCTGA
- a CDS encoding nitroreductase family deazaflavin-dependent oxidoreductase, whose translation MTLQGEYEPSSQKWVRDQVAAYEASGGREANTLQGGKDPIVVITSVGAKSGKLRKNPVMRVEKDGVYAAIASKGGAPENPSWYANFVAHPVVDLQDGPEPSSYTVRIAEGEERQQWWDHAVATWPTYASYQTKTDREIPVFLLEPVED comes from the coding sequence ATGACTCTTCAAGGTGAGTACGAGCCCAGCTCGCAGAAGTGGGTCCGCGACCAGGTCGCGGCCTACGAGGCCTCCGGCGGCCGCGAGGCCAACACCCTCCAGGGCGGCAAGGACCCGATCGTGGTGATCACGTCGGTGGGTGCCAAGTCCGGCAAGCTCCGCAAGAACCCGGTCATGCGGGTCGAGAAGGACGGCGTCTACGCCGCCATCGCGTCCAAGGGCGGGGCTCCCGAGAACCCCAGCTGGTACGCCAACTTCGTCGCGCACCCGGTGGTCGACCTCCAGGACGGCCCGGAGCCGAGCTCCTACACGGTCCGCATCGCCGAGGGCGAGGAGCGTCAGCAGTGGTGGGACCACGCCGTCGCCACCTGGCCGACCTATGCGTCGTACCAGACGAAGACGGACCGGGAGATCCCCGTGTTCCTGCTGGAGCCCGTCGAGGACTGA
- the recD gene encoding exodeoxyribonuclease V subunit alpha gives MTEIFEPTSAHDPRLARGLDGLLGAFNAAGVVDAADVRVAERVAALAHEDDDRVRLAAALAVRSVRAGSVGLDLAALPDLGELAQTADLTWPDRAAWTAAIADSALVAAGVLHVEHDLVYLDRYHRLERQVADDLGARIALGAPAVDDAVLAETLRRVSGEHLSPEQAAAVEHAARHRTTVLTGGPGTGKTTTVARLVLALHDQFALTHERRMSVALAAPTGKAATRLHEAVGAELGALGALGDGAHQLAVPEAMTLHRLLGWRPDNATRFRHGRDNRLKYDLVVVDEASMVDLTMMARLLEAVRPETRLVLVGDPRQLTSVGAGAVLSDLVAGFAGHPDSPVVALTENHRSTEQIKDLAAALRDDSPDAADRVLAVLRAGTGEVAYVETDDPVSALRDECTAAAVRVREAAVERGPEAALAEIERFRLLCAHRDGPYGVHVWNRHVEQWLADELAAPLGSAWYAGRPLLVTSNDYALDIYNGETGVVVTDPSGRPRAWIAGAGAPRPFAPARLDAIETMHAMTIHKSQGSQATRIAVLLPDEGSRLLTRELFYTAVTRARESVLVVGSEAAVRAAVETTAQRATGLRQRLAGPVVPD, from the coding sequence ATGACCGAGATCTTCGAGCCCACCTCGGCCCACGACCCGCGCCTGGCGCGCGGGCTCGACGGGCTGCTCGGGGCGTTCAACGCGGCCGGTGTGGTCGACGCGGCCGACGTACGGGTCGCGGAGAGGGTGGCGGCCCTCGCCCACGAGGACGACGACCGGGTCCGGCTGGCGGCCGCGCTCGCCGTACGGTCGGTGCGGGCGGGTTCGGTCGGCCTCGACCTCGCCGCGCTGCCCGACCTCGGCGAGCTCGCCCAGACCGCCGACCTCACCTGGCCCGACCGCGCCGCGTGGACCGCCGCCATCGCCGACTCCGCGCTCGTCGCGGCCGGCGTGCTGCACGTCGAGCACGACCTGGTCTACCTCGACCGCTACCACCGGCTCGAGCGCCAGGTCGCCGACGACCTGGGCGCGCGGATCGCGCTCGGCGCCCCCGCGGTCGACGACGCCGTCCTCGCCGAGACCCTGCGCCGGGTCAGCGGCGAGCACCTCAGCCCCGAGCAGGCCGCCGCGGTCGAGCACGCGGCGCGGCACCGGACGACGGTCCTCACCGGCGGACCCGGTACCGGCAAGACCACCACCGTGGCCCGTCTGGTGCTCGCGCTCCACGACCAGTTCGCGCTCACCCACGAGCGACGGATGTCGGTCGCGCTCGCCGCGCCGACCGGCAAGGCCGCGACCCGGCTCCACGAGGCGGTCGGGGCCGAGCTCGGCGCGCTGGGGGCGCTCGGTGACGGGGCCCACCAGCTCGCCGTACCCGAGGCGATGACCTTGCACCGCCTGCTCGGCTGGCGTCCCGACAACGCCACCCGGTTCCGGCACGGGCGCGACAACCGGCTCAAGTACGACCTCGTCGTGGTCGACGAGGCGTCGATGGTCGACCTGACGATGATGGCCCGGCTGCTCGAGGCGGTCCGCCCCGAGACCCGGCTCGTGCTCGTCGGTGACCCGCGCCAGCTGACCTCGGTCGGCGCCGGCGCGGTGCTCTCCGACCTGGTCGCCGGGTTCGCCGGCCACCCGGACTCGCCGGTCGTCGCCCTCACCGAGAACCACCGCTCGACCGAGCAGATCAAGGACCTCGCCGCTGCCCTGCGCGACGACTCACCCGATGCGGCCGACCGGGTGCTCGCCGTCCTGCGGGCGGGGACGGGCGAGGTCGCCTACGTCGAGACCGACGACCCGGTCTCCGCGCTGCGCGACGAGTGCACCGCGGCGGCGGTCCGGGTCCGCGAGGCGGCCGTCGAGCGGGGACCGGAGGCCGCACTGGCCGAGATCGAGCGGTTCCGGCTGCTCTGCGCCCACCGGGACGGCCCCTACGGCGTCCACGTCTGGAACCGCCATGTCGAGCAGTGGCTCGCCGACGAGCTCGCCGCCCCGCTCGGCTCCGCCTGGTACGCCGGCCGCCCGCTCCTGGTCACCAGCAACGACTACGCGCTCGACATCTACAACGGCGAGACCGGGGTGGTCGTGACCGATCCCTCCGGCCGGCCCCGTGCCTGGATCGCCGGCGCGGGGGCGCCCCGCCCCTTCGCGCCCGCCCGGCTCGACGCGATCGAGACGATGCACGCGATGACGATCCACAAGAGCCAGGGCAGCCAGGCCACCCGGATCGCGGTGCTGCTGCCCGACGAGGGCTCCCGGCTGCTGACCCGCGAGCTGTTCTACACCGCGGTCACCCGGGCCCGGGAGAGCGTGCTGGTCGTGGGCTCCGAGGCCGCTGTACGGGCCGCGGTCGAGACCACCGCGCAGCGGGCGACCGGGCTCCGCCAGCGCCTCGCCGGGCCCGTCGTACCGGACTAG
- a CDS encoding MerR family transcriptional regulator — MLIKDLAERAGVSVKAVRYYESRGLLAPVRAANGYRDYDDADVLVVREIRALLSLGLTADETVPFVECLRAGNDRADVCPASLDAYRLRIAEIDERITELSRLRGELSGLLADAESYRTEEDA, encoded by the coding sequence GTGCTCATCAAGGACCTCGCCGAGCGCGCCGGCGTCAGCGTCAAGGCGGTGCGGTACTACGAGTCCCGCGGGCTCCTGGCGCCCGTTCGGGCGGCCAACGGCTACCGGGACTACGACGACGCCGACGTGCTCGTCGTACGGGAGATCCGGGCGTTGCTGTCGCTCGGGCTGACCGCCGACGAGACGGTGCCGTTCGTCGAGTGCCTGCGGGCGGGCAACGACCGGGCGGACGTGTGCCCGGCGTCGCTGGACGCCTACCGGCTGAGGATCGCCGAGATCGATGAGCGCATCACCGAGCTGAGCCGGTTGCGCGGGGAGCTGTCCGGGCTCCTCGCGGATGCGGAGAGCTATCGAACCGAGGAGGACGCATGA
- a CDS encoding ArsA-related P-loop ATPase: protein MSDWGKVRLHVVTGKGGTGKSTVASALALALATRGKNVLLCEVEGRQGIARMFDVDPLPYQERRLTTGLPDADGGRGVVHALHIDAEAALLEYLSMYYRLGRAGKALDRFGVIEFATTIAPGVRDVLLTGKVYEAVQRNSRNKGAIEYDAVVLDAPPTGRITQFLNVSNELAGLAKVGPIKSQSDTMMTLFRSPRTAVHLVTVLEEMPVQETADGIAELRAARLPVGGVVVNQVRPRDLTDEQLAAARTGALDRARIEQDLVDGGVEIGPGLVDGLLGEAADHAERRALEDSQRDLVAGLDVPSYELPRFAGGIDLGGLYELAGLLREQGMA, encoded by the coding sequence GTGAGCGACTGGGGGAAGGTCCGCCTGCACGTGGTCACCGGCAAGGGTGGCACCGGCAAGTCCACCGTCGCGTCCGCGCTCGCCCTCGCACTGGCCACCCGCGGCAAGAACGTCCTGCTCTGCGAGGTCGAGGGCCGCCAGGGCATCGCCCGGATGTTCGACGTCGACCCGCTGCCCTACCAGGAGCGCCGGCTCACCACCGGGCTCCCCGACGCCGACGGCGGCCGGGGCGTCGTCCACGCGCTGCACATCGACGCCGAGGCCGCGCTGCTCGAGTACCTCTCGATGTACTACCGGCTCGGCCGGGCCGGCAAGGCCCTCGACCGCTTCGGCGTCATCGAGTTCGCGACCACCATCGCGCCCGGCGTCCGCGACGTCCTGCTCACCGGCAAGGTCTACGAGGCGGTGCAGCGCAACAGCCGCAACAAGGGCGCCATCGAGTACGACGCCGTCGTGCTCGACGCCCCGCCCACCGGCCGGATCACCCAGTTCCTCAACGTCAGCAACGAGCTGGCCGGGCTGGCCAAGGTCGGCCCCATCAAGTCCCAGTCGGACACGATGATGACGCTCTTCCGCTCCCCCCGCACGGCCGTGCACCTGGTCACCGTGCTCGAGGAGATGCCGGTCCAGGAGACCGCCGACGGCATCGCCGAGCTGCGCGCCGCGCGCCTGCCCGTCGGCGGCGTCGTCGTCAACCAGGTCCGCCCGCGCGACCTCACCGACGAGCAGCTCGCCGCCGCGCGCACCGGCGCCCTCGACCGCGCCCGGATCGAGCAGGACCTCGTCGACGGCGGGGTCGAGATCGGCCCCGGCCTGGTCGACGGGCTGCTCGGCGAGGCCGCCGACCACGCCGAGCGCCGGGCGCTCGAGGACTCCCAGCGCGACCTGGTCGCCGGGCTGGACGTGCCGTCGTACGAGCTGCCGCGGTTCGCGGGCGGCATCGACCTCGGCGGGCTCTACGAGCTCGCCGGACTCCTCCGAGAGCAGGGGATGGCGTAG
- the trxA gene encoding thioredoxin: MTATTTLAEITDADFASEVLGSDVPVLVEFWAQWCGPCHQVAPALVRIAEEREGALRVVKVNSDENPITSAQYRVMGLPTMIVFRGGQPVHELRGARPKAALDRELDHALAG; the protein is encoded by the coding sequence ATGACTGCGACGACGACCCTGGCCGAGATCACCGACGCCGACTTCGCGAGCGAGGTGCTCGGCTCGGACGTGCCCGTGCTGGTGGAGTTCTGGGCCCAGTGGTGCGGACCGTGCCACCAGGTCGCGCCGGCGCTGGTCCGGATCGCCGAGGAGCGGGAGGGGGCGCTGCGGGTGGTCAAGGTCAACAGCGACGAGAACCCGATCACCTCCGCGCAGTACCGGGTGATGGGGCTGCCCACGATGATCGTGTTCCGCGGCGGTCAGCCGGTGCACGAGCTGCGCGGGGCCCGGCCCAAGGCGGCGCTCGACCGCGAGCTCGACCACGCGCTGGCCGGGTGA
- a CDS encoding WhiB family transcriptional regulator → MWVDDWAPRAACRDQQPDQLFVRGAEQNKAKQVCAGCAVRTECLAEALDNQIEWGVWGGMTERERRALLRRRPQASWRKVLEDARDRQDPATV, encoded by the coding sequence ATGTGGGTAGATGACTGGGCGCCTCGCGCTGCCTGTCGGGACCAGCAGCCCGACCAGCTCTTCGTCCGTGGGGCGGAGCAGAACAAGGCCAAGCAGGTCTGCGCCGGCTGTGCCGTGCGCACCGAGTGCCTCGCGGAGGCGCTCGACAACCAGATCGAGTGGGGTGTCTGGGGCGGGATGACGGAGCGGGAGCGCCGTGCGCTCCTGCGACGCCGCCCTCAGGCCTCGTGGCGCAAGGTCCTCGAGGACGCGCGGGACCGTCAGGACCCCGCGACCGTCTGA
- a CDS encoding ABC transporter permease gives MRTVLLASLRTHTRRYGAALLAIVVGVVFIVVTAALSSSVRSGLSAGIGEPYEGADAVVDDPSPEDAARLIEAAPTTGADAWLIGWTTQQVARDGKVVDSSADVGQVPDRPELRWQKLVDGTFPSAPGEAVVDANAAKVDKIAVGDHLRVGTGAGALDVTVTGLVDSPSTYSVASVYLLWSDLARWTDRMYVTSLAWSGSGDLAAATSAIEDVVPDADTVSVGAYVQKLQKDVNNGVDVIAIVVLLFAAIALLVAVLVINNTFAILFAQRARDFALLRCVGATRRQLVRSVRLESLALGVLAAVVGVLGGLGLGHGLVAFVRHQWPSARLGPADVDPRWLVAAAAVGLGVTLVAAWLPTRRVVRVSPLAALRPDDSTRVTTRAGRVRVALGLAVVLLGAAGLAVAIAASSPPVLVVGGAATFVGVLLLGPVLVPGLIRTAGRLGHGILGPVGRLAAGNAVRNPRRTAATAASLLIGVTLTTAVLTGMASSRSALTAEMDDQYPVDLAVTGATALPPDVVTRLGEIDGVDGAVSVPGTPAEIAGLGKVPVVAEPAGAGTGVRPVLHGDLPSVGTRQVVVPWDLLGDGVEEGDRVAVTVGERSVRLRVVGGEGWGDAALVSIPTLHRLAPDAATQAVWLRAANGADPQDLAGSVEAIGSPVDASLQNGLARRSYVDVQLDVVTGGVVGLLGIAVVIALVGIANTLGLSVLERGREHALLRALGLTRRQVRRMLAAEAVLLAVVATLVGTTLGVLFAWAGVRALVEPAVDGAHVVLPWGQLALVIATSALAGLLAAVVPSRRAAKVTPAAGLALE, from the coding sequence ATGCGTACCGTCCTGCTCGCCTCCCTCCGCACCCACACCCGCCGGTACGGCGCCGCGCTCCTCGCGATCGTCGTCGGCGTGGTGTTCATCGTGGTCACGGCGGCGCTCTCGTCCTCGGTGCGCAGCGGCCTGAGCGCCGGCATCGGCGAGCCGTACGAGGGCGCCGACGCCGTCGTCGACGACCCCTCGCCCGAGGACGCGGCCCGGCTCATCGAGGCCGCCCCCACGACCGGCGCCGACGCCTGGCTGATCGGCTGGACCACCCAGCAGGTCGCCCGCGACGGCAAGGTCGTCGACAGCAGCGCCGACGTCGGCCAGGTGCCGGACCGTCCCGAGCTGCGCTGGCAGAAGCTCGTCGACGGCACCTTCCCCAGCGCGCCGGGCGAGGCCGTCGTCGATGCCAACGCCGCCAAGGTGGACAAGATCGCCGTCGGCGACCACCTGCGCGTCGGCACCGGCGCCGGCGCGCTCGACGTCACGGTCACCGGGCTCGTCGACTCGCCGTCGACGTACTCGGTGGCGTCGGTCTACCTGCTCTGGAGCGACCTCGCCCGCTGGACCGACCGGATGTACGTCACCAGCCTGGCCTGGAGCGGGTCCGGCGACCTCGCCGCCGCCACGAGCGCCATCGAGGACGTCGTACCGGACGCGGACACGGTGTCGGTCGGCGCCTACGTCCAGAAGCTCCAGAAGGACGTCAACAACGGCGTCGACGTGATCGCCATCGTGGTGCTGCTGTTCGCCGCGATCGCGCTCCTGGTGGCGGTGCTCGTCATCAACAACACGTTCGCGATCCTGTTCGCCCAGCGGGCCCGGGACTTCGCGCTGCTGCGCTGCGTCGGCGCGACCCGGCGCCAGCTCGTCCGCTCGGTACGCCTGGAGTCGCTCGCGCTCGGCGTGCTCGCCGCGGTGGTCGGCGTCCTCGGCGGGCTCGGGCTCGGCCACGGACTCGTCGCCTTCGTGCGCCACCAGTGGCCCAGCGCCCGGCTCGGCCCGGCCGACGTCGACCCGCGCTGGCTGGTCGCCGCGGCGGCCGTCGGTCTGGGCGTCACGCTGGTCGCGGCCTGGCTGCCGACCCGCCGTGTGGTGCGGGTCAGCCCGCTCGCCGCGCTGCGCCCCGACGACAGCACCCGCGTGACGACCCGGGCCGGGCGGGTGCGCGTCGCGCTGGGCCTGGCCGTCGTCCTGCTCGGCGCCGCCGGTCTCGCCGTGGCGATCGCCGCCTCCAGCCCGCCCGTGCTCGTCGTCGGCGGCGCCGCGACGTTCGTCGGCGTGCTGCTGCTCGGACCGGTCCTCGTCCCCGGCCTGATCCGCACCGCGGGCCGGCTCGGGCACGGGATCCTCGGTCCGGTCGGCCGGCTCGCCGCGGGCAACGCGGTCCGCAACCCCCGTCGTACGGCGGCGACCGCGGCCTCGCTGCTCATCGGCGTCACCCTCACCACCGCGGTCCTGACCGGCATGGCGAGCTCGCGCTCCGCGCTCACCGCCGAGATGGACGACCAGTACCCCGTCGACCTCGCCGTCACCGGCGCCACCGCCCTCCCGCCGGACGTCGTCACCCGGCTCGGCGAGATCGACGGCGTCGACGGTGCGGTGAGCGTGCCCGGCACTCCCGCCGAGATCGCCGGTCTGGGCAAGGTCCCCGTCGTCGCGGAGCCCGCCGGCGCGGGCACCGGCGTCCGCCCGGTGCTGCACGGCGACCTGCCGTCGGTCGGCACCCGCCAGGTCGTCGTCCCGTGGGACCTGCTCGGCGACGGCGTCGAGGAGGGCGACCGGGTCGCGGTCACCGTCGGCGAGCGCAGCGTGCGGCTGCGGGTGGTCGGCGGCGAGGGCTGGGGCGATGCCGCCCTGGTCAGCATCCCGACCCTGCACCGGCTCGCACCCGACGCCGCCACCCAGGCGGTCTGGCTCCGCGCCGCGAACGGCGCCGACCCGCAGGACCTGGCCGGCTCGGTCGAGGCGATCGGCTCCCCGGTCGACGCGAGCCTGCAGAACGGTCTCGCCCGGCGCTCGTACGTCGACGTCCAGCTCGACGTCGTCACCGGCGGCGTCGTCGGCCTGCTCGGCATCGCCGTGGTGATCGCGCTCGTCGGCATCGCCAACACGCTGGGCCTCTCGGTCCTCGAGCGCGGCCGCGAGCACGCCCTGCTGCGGGCGCTGGGCCTGACCCGGCGCCAGGTACGCCGGATGCTCGCCGCCGAGGCGGTCCTGCTCGCCGTGGTCGCGACCCTCGTGGGCACCACGCTCGGCGTGCTCTTCGCCTGGGCCGGCGTACGGGCGCTCGTCGAGCCGGCGGTCGACGGCGCGCACGTCGTCCTGCCCTGGGGGCAGCTCGCCCTGGTCATCGCAACCTCGGCCCTGGCCGGACTCCTCGCCGCGGTCGTCCCCTCGCGACGGGCGGCCAAGGTCACCCCCGCGGCGGGTCTCGCTCTGGAGTAG
- a CDS encoding ArsA family ATPase: MAARSSTQHPSRVGPATAPGQRAGALDVDALLDDPTTGIIVCCGSGGVGKTTTSAALALRAAERGRKVVVLTIDPARRLAQSMGIEELDNTPRPVTGVEGTGHLDAMMLDMKRTFDEVVLSQASPEKAQQILANPFYIALSSSFAGTQEYMAMEKLGQIHRDAQATGTYDLIVVDTPPSRSALDFLDAPERLSSFLDGRFVRLLLMPAKGPAKLMTAGLGLITNALTKVLGAQFLKDLQTFVTALDTVFGGFRQRAQQTYSLLKADGTAFLVVAAPEPDALREAAYFVERLSEDGMPLAGLVVNRASPDPGGELSADEAMTAAERLRRTDPGSLTAGLLRLHADRVRMVQRERALRDRFATAHPQVATAVVPALAGDVHDLDGLRTVGALLGQTVAGS; encoded by the coding sequence ATGGCGGCACGAAGCTCGACCCAGCACCCGTCCCGGGTCGGTCCCGCCACCGCGCCCGGTCAGCGGGCCGGCGCGCTCGACGTCGACGCCCTCCTCGACGACCCGACCACCGGCATCATCGTGTGCTGCGGCTCCGGCGGCGTGGGCAAGACCACGACCAGCGCCGCCCTCGCCCTGCGGGCCGCCGAGCGGGGCCGCAAGGTCGTCGTCCTCACCATCGACCCGGCCCGCCGGCTCGCCCAGTCGATGGGCATCGAGGAGCTCGACAACACCCCGCGTCCCGTCACCGGCGTCGAAGGCACCGGTCACCTCGACGCGATGATGCTCGACATGAAGCGCACCTTCGACGAGGTGGTGCTCTCGCAGGCCAGCCCCGAGAAGGCCCAGCAGATCCTGGCCAACCCGTTCTACATCGCGCTGTCGAGCTCGTTCGCGGGCACGCAGGAGTACATGGCGATGGAGAAGCTCGGCCAGATTCACCGGGACGCACAGGCCACCGGAACCTACGACCTCATCGTCGTCGACACCCCGCCCTCGCGCTCCGCGCTCGACTTCCTCGACGCGCCCGAACGGCTCTCGAGCTTCCTCGACGGCCGGTTCGTGCGGCTGCTGCTGATGCCCGCGAAGGGCCCGGCCAAGCTGATGACGGCCGGGCTCGGGCTGATCACCAACGCGCTCACCAAGGTGCTCGGCGCGCAGTTCCTCAAGGACCTGCAGACCTTCGTCACCGCGCTCGACACCGTTTTCGGCGGCTTCCGCCAGCGCGCGCAGCAGACCTACTCGCTGCTCAAGGCCGACGGCACGGCGTTCCTCGTCGTCGCCGCCCCCGAGCCGGACGCCCTGCGCGAGGCCGCCTACTTCGTCGAGCGGCTCAGCGAGGACGGCATGCCGCTGGCCGGGCTGGTCGTCAACCGGGCCAGCCCCGACCCCGGCGGCGAGCTGTCCGCCGACGAGGCGATGACCGCGGCCGAGCGGTTGCGTCGTACCGACCCGGGGTCGCTGACCGCCGGACTGCTCCGGCTCCACGCCGACCGGGTCCGCATGGTCCAGCGCGAGCGCGCGCTGCGCGACCGGTTCGCGACCGCGCACCCGCAGGTGGCGACGGCCGTCGTACCGGCACTGGCCGGCGACGTCCACGACCTCGACGGCCTGCGCACCGTCGGTGCGCTCCTCGGTCAGACGGTCGCGGGGTCCTGA
- a CDS encoding transglycosylase domain-containing protein — MSRTRFDGLPPGKIASHLGVMFLVAAVLGVVVAGLAIPFAGVVGFSARNVAESVDDLPQELETEQLPQRTEIEDVNGKTIATLYDQNRVNVPLRQISRTMVEAIVAIEDFRFYQHGALDLKGTMRALLTNQASGGVAQGGSSITQQLVKLTLLNQADTDEERKAATDDTYGRKLRELRYAIALEKRHSKDWILERYLNTAYFGDGAYGVQAAAQHYFSVNAKDLNLRQSALLGGLVQSPEAYNPTKNPAQATVRRNIVLDRMAQLNVITDQAADAAKAKKLGLKVKNEPNGCLNSGAQFFCDYVVRWLMTDDALGATPQDRKRLIFNGGLTIRTTIDMRYQRAAQQGVSGQVYKGDQAVGALALIEPGTGNVKALAQSRPMGTKKNKGETFLNYVVPKKYGDANGVQAGSTFKAFVLAAAISQGIPLTKTFPAPNPGYFPLNKFETCDGPYQSSEIWDPKNSTSSSANPNLYEGTRNSVNTFFVNLELATGICEPYKLAKQMGIRSLTKDDIKPAFTLGIVDVSPLDMAEAYSTFAARGLHCDARPVTQISDAQGNVLKKYDKQCTQVLASPVADAVNDVLQGVVAPGGFGSALNPGQPAAGKTGTTNGNLSVWFAGYTPNLAGAAMVAGVKPNGNQDTLDGKSIGGYVRASTAGSTTAGPMWGDAFKAIAQWLPDESFVKPSSTDVAGLLITVPPVAGKSYDDARAELEGLGFTVVRGRDVDSRLARGLVSYSFPAAGGQLATGDTVTLYPSDGSPAKPKGKKGKGKKGRGNG, encoded by the coding sequence ATGTCCCGCACCCGGTTCGACGGTCTGCCGCCCGGAAAGATCGCCTCTCACCTCGGCGTCATGTTCCTCGTCGCCGCCGTTCTCGGCGTCGTCGTGGCCGGTCTCGCGATCCCGTTCGCCGGCGTGGTCGGCTTCTCGGCCCGCAACGTGGCCGAGTCGGTCGACGACCTCCCCCAGGAGCTCGAGACCGAGCAGCTCCCCCAGCGGACCGAGATCGAGGACGTCAACGGCAAGACCATCGCGACGCTCTACGACCAGAACCGGGTCAACGTCCCGCTCCGCCAGATCTCGCGCACGATGGTCGAGGCCATCGTCGCGATCGAGGACTTCCGCTTCTACCAGCACGGCGCGCTCGACCTCAAGGGCACGATGCGCGCCCTGCTCACCAACCAGGCCTCCGGCGGCGTCGCCCAGGGTGGCTCCTCGATCACCCAGCAGCTGGTCAAGCTGACCCTGCTCAACCAGGCCGACACCGACGAGGAGCGCAAGGCCGCCACCGACGACACCTACGGCCGCAAGCTGCGCGAGCTGCGCTACGCGATCGCCCTCGAGAAGCGCCACAGCAAGGACTGGATCCTCGAGCGCTACCTCAACACCGCCTACTTCGGCGACGGCGCCTACGGCGTCCAGGCCGCGGCCCAGCACTACTTCAGCGTCAACGCCAAGGACCTCAACCTGCGCCAGTCGGCCCTCCTCGGCGGCCTCGTGCAGAGCCCCGAGGCGTACAACCCGACCAAGAACCCGGCCCAGGCCACCGTCCGCCGCAATATCGTCCTCGACCGGATGGCCCAGCTCAACGTCATCACCGACCAGGCCGCCGACGCCGCCAAGGCCAAGAAGCTCGGCCTCAAGGTCAAGAACGAGCCCAACGGCTGCCTCAACTCCGGTGCCCAGTTCTTCTGCGACTACGTCGTGCGCTGGCTGATGACCGACGACGCCCTCGGCGCCACGCCCCAGGACCGCAAGCGACTCATCTTCAACGGCGGCCTCACGATCCGCACGACCATCGACATGCGCTACCAGCGCGCCGCGCAGCAGGGCGTCTCCGGCCAGGTCTACAAGGGCGACCAGGCCGTCGGCGCCCTCGCCCTGATCGAGCCCGGCACCGGCAACGTCAAGGCGCTCGCCCAGTCCCGCCCGATGGGCACCAAGAAGAACAAAGGCGAGACGTTCCTCAACTACGTCGTCCCCAAGAAGTACGGCGACGCCAACGGCGTCCAGGCCGGCTCGACGTTCAAGGCGTTCGTCCTCGCCGCCGCGATCAGCCAGGGCATCCCGCTGACCAAGACCTTCCCGGCGCCCAACCCGGGCTACTTCCCCCTCAACAAGTTCGAGACCTGCGACGGCCCCTACCAGAGCAGCGAGATCTGGGACCCGAAGAACTCCACGAGCTCGTCGGCCAACCCCAACCTCTACGAGGGCACCCGCAACTCGGTCAACACGTTCTTCGTCAACCTCGAGCTGGCCACCGGCATCTGCGAGCCCTACAAGCTGGCCAAGCAGATGGGCATCCGCTCGCTCACCAAGGACGACATCAAGCCGGCCTTCACCCTGGGCATCGTCGACGTCAGCCCCCTCGACATGGCCGAGGCCTACTCGACCTTCGCCGCCCGTGGCCTGCACTGCGACGCCCGCCCGGTCACCCAGATCTCCGACGCCCAGGGCAACGTCCTCAAGAAGTACGACAAGCAGTGCACCCAGGTGCTCGCCAGCCCCGTCGCCGACGCGGTCAACGACGTCCTCCAGGGCGTCGTCGCCCCCGGCGGCTTCGGCTCCGCGCTCAACCCGGGCCAGCCCGCGGCCGGCAAGACCGGAACCACCAACGGCAACCTGTCGGTCTGGTTCGCCGGCTACACGCCCAACCTGGCCGGCGCCGCGATGGTCGCCGGCGTCAAGCCCAACGGCAACCAGGACACCCTCGACGGCAAGTCCATCGGCGGTTACGTCCGGGCCAGCACCGCCGGCTCGACCACGGCCGGCCCGATGTGGGGCGACGCCTTCAAGGCGATCGCGCAGTGGCTGCCCGACGAGAGCTTCGTCAAGCCCTCCTCGACCGACGTGGCCGGCCTGCTGATCACCGTTCCTCCGGTGGCCGGCAAGTCCTACGACGACGCCCGCGCCGAGCTCGAGGGCCTCGGCTTCACCGTGGTCCGCGGCCGCGACGTCGATTCGCGTCTCGCCCGCGGCCTGGTCTCGTACTCCTTCCCCGCCGCCGGCGGTCAGCTCGCCACCGGCGACACCGTCACGCTCTACCCGTCCGACGGCTCGCCCGCGAAGCCCAAGGGCAAGAAGGGCAAGGGCAAGAAGGGGCGCGGCAACGGCTGA